Proteins from one Mycobacterium adipatum genomic window:
- a CDS encoding phosphonatase-like hydrolase: MPSIELAVLDMAGTTVTDDGLVLRAFDEAATAAGLPESGQARDAARTYVRDTMGQSKIEVFRHLFGTEDRARHANATFEQVYADSIDTGIAEVPGAAKAITGMREAGVKVALTTGFSATTQRRILDALDWADIADLVLAPGEYGRGRPFPDLILNALLHSGIDDVAKVAVLGDTSSDIRSGLRAGASIVAGTLTGAHDADTLTAAGATHVVASVADFAELILSQPRKADPA; encoded by the coding sequence ATGCCATCGATCGAACTCGCCGTGCTGGACATGGCGGGCACCACCGTGACCGACGACGGACTGGTGCTGCGCGCCTTCGACGAGGCGGCCACCGCGGCCGGACTCCCGGAATCCGGCCAGGCGCGCGACGCCGCCCGTACCTACGTCCGCGACACGATGGGGCAGTCCAAGATCGAGGTCTTCCGCCACCTCTTCGGCACCGAGGACCGCGCCCGGCACGCCAACGCGACCTTCGAACAGGTCTACGCCGACAGCATCGACACCGGGATCGCCGAAGTTCCCGGCGCCGCCAAGGCGATCACCGGAATGCGCGAGGCCGGCGTCAAGGTCGCACTCACCACCGGCTTCAGCGCAACGACCCAGCGGCGCATCCTCGACGCGCTCGACTGGGCCGATATCGCCGATCTGGTGCTCGCCCCCGGCGAGTACGGGCGCGGACGACCCTTCCCAGACCTGATCCTGAATGCCTTGTTGCACAGCGGGATCGATGACGTCGCCAAGGTCGCCGTACTCGGCGACACCTCCAGCGACATCCGGTCCGGCCTACGCGCCGGGGCCTCGATCGTCGCGGGCACCCTGACCGGCGCGCACGATGCCGACACCCTGACCGCCGCCGGCGCCACCCACGTGGTGGCCTCGGTCGCAGATTTCGCCGAACTGATTCTCTCCCAACCCCGAAAGGCTGACCCCGCATGA
- the phnC gene encoding phosphonate ABC transporter ATP-binding protein: protein MSLPAGPGHPVAGDDLVVVARDVTKRFGDTLALDNVSLEVRRSELLVLLGLSGSGKSTLLRCLNGLHAVSSGHVDVGGTRVEEASPAQLRALRTRVGFVFQHFNLVGRLSCLENVLIGGLGQLRFPRYGALTYPRHMRMAALSHLDRVGLADLAERRADTLSGGQQQRVAIARTLMQRPALLLADEPVASLDPENAGVVMDLLFQICVEEKLTVVCTLHQVDLALGWAHRLVGLRNGRKVLDRPAVGLTRDEVMAIYQRVEPAGDAAAKQRS from the coding sequence GTGTCGCTCCCGGCCGGTCCCGGCCATCCCGTCGCGGGCGACGACCTGGTCGTCGTCGCCCGCGACGTCACCAAACGATTCGGTGACACCCTCGCGTTGGACAACGTCTCGCTCGAGGTGCGGCGCAGTGAGCTGCTGGTCCTGCTCGGGCTGTCCGGGTCGGGCAAGTCCACGCTGCTGCGCTGCCTCAACGGACTGCACGCGGTCAGCTCCGGCCACGTCGACGTGGGCGGCACCCGGGTCGAGGAGGCCTCGCCTGCGCAGCTGCGGGCGCTGCGCACCCGGGTGGGGTTCGTGTTCCAGCATTTCAATCTCGTGGGGCGGCTCAGTTGTCTGGAGAATGTCCTCATCGGCGGGCTCGGGCAGCTCAGGTTCCCGCGCTACGGCGCGCTGACGTACCCGAGGCACATGCGGATGGCCGCGCTGTCCCATCTCGACCGGGTGGGTCTGGCCGACCTCGCCGAACGCCGTGCCGACACCCTGTCCGGAGGACAGCAACAGCGGGTGGCGATCGCCCGGACGCTGATGCAGCGTCCGGCGCTGTTGCTGGCCGATGAGCCGGTCGCCTCGCTCGATCCCGAGAACGCCGGCGTGGTCATGGATCTGTTGTTCCAGATCTGTGTCGAGGAGAAGCTGACCGTGGTGTGCACCCTGCATCAGGTCGACCTCGCACTGGGCTGGGCGCATCGGCTGGTAGGCCTGCGCAATGGCCGGAAAGTTCTCGACCGGCCGGCCGTCGGCCTGACCCGCGATGAGGTGATGGCGATCTACCAGCGGGTCGAGCCGGCCGGCGACGCCGCGGCAAAGCAACGCTCGTGA
- a CDS encoding GntR family transcriptional regulator: MPAFATVSRVMSGAQPRVLKHQVVREQLDRMLDGLQVGDPFPAEREIADMFDVARETVRQAVRELLLAGRVERRGRTTVVAAPKLLQPLGMGSYTEAARAEGHSVDRFLVGWTRLDADAVLAATLQVPAGAAVIQLERVFTTDGVRVGLETSKLPADRYPGLPENFDYRTSLYAEIRSRGIVFARTVDTIETALPDARESALLTVDARTPMFLLNRVSYDQHGVPIEQRRSLYRGDRMTFTITMEDR; encoded by the coding sequence ATGCCAGCGTTTGCTACGGTCAGCAGGGTGATGAGCGGCGCGCAGCCACGGGTGCTCAAGCACCAGGTGGTGCGTGAACAGCTGGATCGAATGCTGGACGGACTGCAGGTCGGGGACCCGTTCCCGGCCGAACGTGAGATCGCCGACATGTTCGATGTGGCCCGCGAGACGGTGCGCCAAGCCGTGCGCGAGCTGCTGCTCGCCGGCCGCGTCGAGCGGCGCGGGCGTACCACGGTGGTAGCTGCCCCGAAGCTGTTGCAGCCGCTGGGCATGGGGTCCTACACCGAGGCGGCCCGGGCCGAGGGGCACAGCGTCGACCGCTTCCTGGTGGGCTGGACACGGTTGGATGCCGACGCCGTCCTCGCCGCGACCCTGCAGGTGCCGGCCGGGGCTGCGGTCATCCAGCTCGAGCGGGTCTTCACCACCGACGGGGTGCGGGTGGGCCTGGAAACCTCGAAGCTCCCGGCCGACCGCTACCCGGGTCTGCCGGAGAACTTCGACTACCGGACCTCGCTGTACGCCGAGATCCGCAGCAGGGGAATCGTATTCGCCCGCACCGTGGACACCATCGAGACCGCGCTGCCGGATGCGCGCGAGTCGGCGTTGTTGACCGTCGATGCGCGCACCCCGATGTTCCTGCTCAACCGGGTGTCCTATGACCAGCACGGCGTACCCATCGAGCAGCGGCGCTCGCTCTACCGGGGCGACCGGATGACGTTCACCATCACCATGGAGGACCGCTAG
- the phnE gene encoding phosphonate ABC transporter, permease protein PhnE, which produces MTAAPVAPPAAPTHQKRSLPSALHYLTVVALAATVVSAWSIDFFPSAFIDGLGDVVRLLERMLPPRLDDPGRIGVLAVETLLMAVLGTVLAAVVSIPLAFLAARNTTPHPVVHAAARAIITFCRAMPDLLFAVLFVRALGIGVLPGILALALHSIGMLAKLFADAIEQTDPGPREAVRSTGAGYLREMLNAVVPQVIPSWIGTFVYRIDINLRMSVVLGFVGAGGIGFALQDALRGLIYPRALGIVCVILVIITAMELLSIVIRRMLLAPGHSDPRRERVMRFAFSGLLVGTVIASFVMLRINPLSLVTWMIPSAQVFTRMVPPNFGALGWDLFEAAAQTVAIGVVSTAIGVVLSIPVGILAARNVSPGPAVYWLARGWILAVRAVPELILAVVFVAALGLGPIAGTCALAIGSVGFLAKLVADAVEEIDPGPMEAVRAVGGGWWKTLFAAVIPQAMPALVGSSLYLFDVNVRTSTVLGIVGAGGVGFLLFESIRTLNFDIAGAIVIVIFVIVYSIERLSGWIRSRLV; this is translated from the coding sequence GTGACCGCGGCGCCGGTCGCACCGCCAGCCGCGCCGACACACCAGAAGCGCTCGCTGCCAAGCGCATTGCACTACCTCACCGTGGTGGCGCTGGCCGCCACCGTGGTGTCGGCGTGGTCGATCGACTTCTTCCCGTCCGCGTTCATCGACGGTTTGGGTGATGTCGTGCGTCTACTGGAGCGCATGCTGCCACCGCGCCTGGATGACCCCGGCCGCATCGGGGTGCTCGCGGTCGAAACCCTGTTGATGGCGGTCCTGGGGACGGTGCTGGCCGCCGTCGTCTCGATCCCGCTGGCATTCTTGGCCGCCCGCAACACCACCCCGCACCCCGTCGTGCACGCCGCGGCCCGGGCGATCATCACATTCTGCCGGGCGATGCCCGATCTCCTGTTCGCGGTGCTGTTCGTGCGGGCGCTCGGCATCGGGGTGCTGCCCGGCATCCTCGCGCTGGCGTTGCACTCGATCGGCATGCTCGCCAAACTGTTCGCCGACGCCATCGAACAGACCGATCCCGGGCCCCGTGAGGCGGTTCGCAGCACCGGCGCCGGATATCTGCGCGAGATGCTCAATGCCGTGGTACCCCAAGTCATCCCGTCCTGGATCGGGACGTTCGTCTACCGCATCGACATCAACCTGCGGATGTCGGTGGTGCTGGGCTTCGTCGGGGCCGGCGGCATCGGCTTCGCGCTGCAGGACGCCCTGCGCGGCCTGATCTATCCCCGGGCGCTCGGTATCGTCTGCGTCATCCTGGTGATCATCACCGCGATGGAACTGTTGTCCATCGTGATCCGGCGGATGCTGTTGGCGCCAGGGCATTCCGATCCACGGCGCGAGCGGGTCATGCGGTTCGCCTTCTCCGGCCTGCTCGTCGGCACCGTGATCGCCTCGTTCGTCATGCTGCGGATCAATCCGCTGTCGCTGGTGACCTGGATGATCCCGTCGGCGCAGGTGTTCACCCGGATGGTCCCACCCAACTTCGGCGCACTGGGCTGGGACCTGTTCGAGGCCGCCGCACAGACCGTGGCGATCGGCGTGGTCTCCACCGCGATCGGGGTGGTTCTGTCCATCCCGGTGGGAATCCTGGCCGCCCGCAACGTCTCCCCCGGCCCGGCGGTGTACTGGCTGGCGCGCGGCTGGATCCTGGCCGTGCGCGCGGTGCCCGAGTTGATCCTTGCCGTGGTGTTCGTGGCGGCACTCGGGTTGGGTCCCATCGCGGGCACCTGCGCGCTGGCGATCGGATCGGTCGGCTTCCTGGCCAAGTTGGTCGCCGACGCGGTGGAAGAGATCGATCCCGGGCCGATGGAGGCGGTCCGGGCGGTGGGCGGCGGTTGGTGGAAGACGTTGTTCGCCGCGGTGATACCGCAGGCCATGCCCGCGCTGGTGGGCTCCAGCCTCTACCTGTTCGACGTCAACGTCCGAACCTCCACGGTGCTGGGCATCGTGGGCGCGGGCGGGGTCGGGTTCCTGCTGTTCGAGTCGATCCGGACGCTGAATTTCGATATCGCCGGCGCGATCGTGATCGTCATTTTCGTCATCGTGTATTCGATCGAGAGGTTGTCCGGATGGATCCGGTCCCGCCTGGTGTGA
- a CDS encoding XdhC family protein — translation MREVLDAVMATWRAGGTAGLATVVRTIKSAPRPAGAALVVAPDGTVAGSVSGGCVEGAVYELAAEVVSTGVPALERYGFSDDDAFAVGLTCGGILDVFVEPVSQQTFPQLADVAATIAAHRPVAVATVIAHPDHAWLGRHLIVEPDTVAGTLGSGRADAAVADDARGLLLAGRTTVLSYGPDGERVDETTGDTDTGMAVFVASYAPPARMLIFGAIDFAAALAQQATFLGYRVTVCDARPVFATAARFPAADEVIVDWPDRYLHAQQELGAIDARTAICVLTHDPKFDVPALQVALRLNEVGYIGAMGSRRTHLDRLARLREAGLGETELAGLSSPIGLDLGARTPEETAVSIVAEIIARRWGGGGRPLTAVDGRIHHEPA, via the coding sequence GTGCGTGAGGTTCTCGATGCCGTGATGGCCACCTGGCGGGCCGGTGGCACCGCCGGCCTGGCCACCGTCGTACGCACCATCAAGTCCGCACCGCGGCCGGCGGGCGCGGCGCTGGTGGTCGCCCCGGACGGCACCGTGGCGGGGTCGGTGTCCGGCGGCTGCGTCGAGGGCGCGGTCTACGAGCTGGCCGCCGAGGTGGTGTCCACCGGGGTGCCGGCGCTAGAACGTTACGGCTTCAGCGACGACGACGCCTTTGCCGTCGGCCTGACCTGCGGCGGCATTCTCGACGTGTTCGTCGAACCGGTGTCGCAGCAGACGTTCCCGCAGCTCGCCGACGTCGCCGCGACCATCGCCGCCCATCGCCCGGTGGCGGTGGCCACGGTGATCGCGCATCCCGACCACGCCTGGCTGGGCCGACACCTCATCGTCGAGCCGGACACCGTGGCCGGGACGTTGGGTTCCGGACGCGCCGATGCCGCGGTGGCCGACGACGCCCGCGGACTGCTGCTGGCCGGCCGCACCACGGTGCTGTCCTACGGGCCCGACGGCGAACGGGTGGACGAGACCACGGGCGATACCGACACCGGCATGGCGGTCTTCGTCGCGAGTTACGCCCCGCCGGCACGCATGCTGATCTTCGGCGCCATCGACTTCGCGGCCGCCCTGGCCCAGCAGGCCACCTTCCTCGGCTACCGCGTGACGGTGTGCGATGCCCGCCCGGTCTTTGCGACGGCGGCCCGTTTTCCGGCGGCCGACGAGGTGATCGTCGACTGGCCCGACCGCTATCTGCACGCCCAGCAGGAACTCGGCGCCATCGATGCGCGGACCGCGATCTGCGTACTGACCCACGACCCCAAGTTCGACGTGCCCGCCCTCCAGGTCGCCCTGCGGCTGAACGAGGTCGGATACATCGGGGCAATGGGGTCGCGGCGCACCCATCTCGACCGACTGGCCCGGTTGCGCGAGGCCGGTCTCGGTGAGACCGAGCTGGCGGGGCTGTCCAGCCCCATCGGACTCGACCTCGGCGCGCGCACGCCGGAGGAAACGGCGGTGTCCATCGTCGCCGAGATCATCGCCCGCCGGTGGGGCGGTGGCGGACGGCCGCTGACCGCGGTGGACGGCCGGATCCACCACGAGCCGGCCTGA
- a CDS encoding DUF4185 domain-containing protein, producing the protein MGSSAYFGRGGLAVGRVGGLAVALGVGTAIATGHGIAAAGTGDSSTGSTANDSTTSSAGTDSTGGSATGTDTADKPAADSATKSETGDADDPGEQVVKKPRPTLRTAGNKPATARKAGRPAAAAITAPAHDSEPAAATTTSPLSTEPVRAADPADTLATPDKVAVFASPLALASSTVSQAQQRVAPITAAPPHPLTPVVKVVAKVLDWAAGAVPGSPAAPTLAWTLLAFARREVDNLLNRMDPSSAAATAGVGTDNTSLALAAAANPRPSFPRPGYQFSPSTSFVDWVTGNWAPNDTFNRYGIWGTDVGTMWDNGIPDDPATPINENQVLIAFGDTFGGPNMTGTWRLNTLFRSPDRDLSNGMAVPDGQWLNGNMFGGSPLWEEHYARQIILPERLPRGLPTGVTLIPTAGISVPTPGTQFGATQYLSFMSVKQWGAAGSWSTNYSAIAYSEDNGENWYIAPSSVRNNFGGNAKFQQAALVRPGDGFVYSYGTANGRQGQAYISRVAEADILNVTKYEYYSKGSKGGLFGIGAYKAGWYRNDPAKASPIFGKESGACGVGKPGNQVSEMSVQYNKTLGKYVAMHADQYNNIILRTSDTPEGAWSGPTVVMGQQGGGIYAPMMHPWSPSTLGTGTDLYFNLSVWNDYNVWLVKTDLTKL; encoded by the coding sequence ATGGGCTCATCGGCTTACTTTGGGCGGGGCGGGCTGGCGGTCGGCCGGGTCGGCGGCTTGGCCGTCGCGCTCGGGGTCGGCACCGCGATCGCCACCGGACACGGTATCGCCGCGGCCGGCACCGGCGACTCGTCGACCGGGTCCACAGCTAACGATTCGACCACCAGCTCGGCAGGCACCGATTCCACCGGCGGCTCCGCCACCGGTACGGACACCGCGGACAAGCCCGCAGCCGATTCCGCCACGAAGTCCGAGACCGGGGATGCGGACGACCCCGGCGAGCAGGTCGTCAAGAAGCCACGGCCCACGCTGCGCACCGCCGGGAACAAGCCGGCGACCGCCCGCAAGGCCGGCAGACCCGCAGCGGCGGCGATCACTGCACCGGCGCACGACTCCGAACCCGCCGCGGCCACCACCACCTCCCCGCTCAGCACCGAGCCGGTCCGAGCCGCCGATCCCGCGGACACCCTCGCGACACCCGACAAGGTCGCGGTGTTCGCGTCACCACTGGCGCTGGCGTCCTCGACCGTGTCGCAGGCCCAACAACGCGTCGCACCGATCACGGCAGCCCCGCCGCATCCACTGACCCCGGTCGTCAAGGTGGTCGCCAAGGTGCTCGACTGGGCGGCGGGGGCGGTGCCCGGGTCGCCGGCTGCTCCGACGCTGGCTTGGACACTGCTGGCGTTCGCCCGCCGCGAGGTCGACAACCTGCTCAACCGGATGGACCCGTCGAGTGCCGCCGCCACCGCAGGCGTCGGCACCGACAACACCTCTCTTGCGCTCGCCGCCGCCGCCAATCCTCGTCCGTCCTTCCCCCGGCCGGGATACCAGTTCAGTCCGTCGACCAGTTTCGTGGACTGGGTGACCGGAAACTGGGCGCCCAACGACACTTTCAACCGGTACGGCATTTGGGGCACCGATGTCGGGACCATGTGGGACAACGGAATTCCCGATGATCCGGCCACCCCGATCAACGAGAACCAGGTGCTGATCGCTTTCGGTGACACGTTCGGCGGCCCGAACATGACCGGCACCTGGCGACTCAACACCCTGTTCCGTAGTCCGGACCGGGATCTGTCGAACGGGATGGCCGTGCCGGACGGTCAGTGGCTCAACGGCAACATGTTCGGCGGATCGCCGCTGTGGGAAGAGCACTACGCGCGTCAGATCATCCTGCCGGAGCGACTGCCTCGCGGCCTACCGACCGGGGTGACCCTGATCCCCACCGCGGGCATCTCGGTACCCACCCCGGGCACCCAGTTCGGCGCCACCCAGTACCTCAGCTTCATGTCGGTCAAGCAGTGGGGTGCCGCCGGGTCGTGGTCGACGAACTACTCGGCGATCGCCTATTCCGAGGACAACGGCGAGAACTGGTACATCGCGCCCAGCAGTGTCCGCAACAATTTCGGCGGCAACGCCAAATTCCAGCAGGCCGCCCTCGTCCGCCCTGGCGACGGCTTCGTCTACTCCTACGGGACTGCGAACGGACGGCAGGGCCAGGCCTATATCTCGCGGGTCGCCGAGGCCGACATCCTCAATGTCACCAAGTACGAGTACTACAGCAAGGGCAGCAAGGGCGGACTGTTCGGGATCGGGGCCTACAAGGCCGGCTGGTACCGCAACGATCCGGCGAAGGCCTCGCCCATCTTCGGTAAGGAGAGCGGCGCGTGCGGCGTCGGCAAGCCGGGTAACCAGGTCAGCGAGATGTCGGTGCAGTACAACAAGACCCTCGGCAAGTACGTCGCGATGCACGCCGACCAGTACAACAACATCATCCTGCGCACGTCGGACACGCCCGAGGGCGCCTGGTCGGGTCCGACCGTCGTGATGGGCCAGCAGGGCGGCGGCATCTATGCCCCGATGATGCACCCGTGGTCGCCGTCCACCCTGGGCACCGGAACCGACCTGTACTTCAACCTGTCGGTCTGGAACGACTACAACGTGTGGCTGGTCAAGACCGACCTCACCAAGTTGTAG
- a CDS encoding zinc-binding dehydrogenase has translation MDPVPPGVTTAAIWQGGSGTSLQRVPVPRLGPGETLVRVRLATVCGSDLHTVSGRRPAPCPSVLGHEAVGDVIAAGPGSPAEPGQRIVWSVTVSCGACARCRSGRSAKCTAVRKTGHEPFDGDWPLSGAYAEHIVLPRGTTVAAVPARMPDAVAAPAACATATVMATVQAAGPLIGRRVLIGGAGMLGLTATAACLDAGAAVQVIDHHPDRMALATEFGARPGDDGPVDVAIDFTGSTAAVSAALARLDVGGILVIAGSVAPSPTLAVDPEQIVRRWLTITGVHNYEPRHLREAVVFLDRTLHRWPWHQLVDDPVPLADLASALRPPPTRMLRTAVAP, from the coding sequence ATGGATCCGGTCCCGCCTGGTGTGACCACCGCCGCGATATGGCAGGGCGGCTCCGGGACCTCGCTGCAGCGGGTACCGGTCCCCCGCCTGGGCCCGGGCGAAACTCTGGTCCGGGTCCGATTGGCCACCGTCTGCGGTAGCGACCTGCACACCGTGAGCGGACGCCGGCCGGCGCCGTGCCCCTCGGTTCTGGGGCATGAAGCCGTCGGTGACGTCATCGCCGCCGGTCCGGGTTCGCCGGCCGAGCCCGGTCAGCGCATCGTCTGGTCGGTGACCGTGAGCTGCGGCGCATGTGCGCGCTGCCGGTCGGGACGATCCGCGAAGTGCACCGCCGTCCGCAAGACCGGCCACGAACCGTTCGACGGGGATTGGCCGCTGTCGGGCGCCTATGCCGAACACATCGTGCTGCCGCGCGGCACCACCGTCGCGGCGGTCCCCGCCCGGATGCCCGACGCTGTCGCGGCCCCGGCCGCGTGCGCCACCGCCACGGTGATGGCGACCGTGCAGGCGGCCGGCCCGCTGATCGGCCGGCGGGTGTTGATCGGTGGCGCGGGGATGCTCGGACTCACCGCGACCGCGGCATGCCTGGACGCCGGCGCCGCGGTCCAGGTGATCGACCACCATCCGGATCGGATGGCGCTGGCCACCGAGTTCGGGGCGCGGCCCGGTGACGACGGCCCGGTGGACGTGGCCATCGACTTCACCGGATCGACCGCTGCGGTGAGCGCGGCACTGGCCCGGCTGGACGTCGGCGGCATCCTGGTGATCGCCGGATCGGTCGCGCCGTCGCCCACGCTGGCGGTGGATCCCGAACAGATCGTGCGGCGCTGGCTGACCATCACGGGCGTGCACAATTACGAACCGCGACACCTGCGCGAGGCGGTGGTCTTCTTGGACCGCACCCTGCACCGGTGGCCCTGGCATCAGCTGGTCGACGACCCGGTTCCGCTGGCGGACCTGGCGTCCGCGCTGCGGCCGCCCCCGACACGGATGCTGCGTACCGCGGTGGCGCCGTGA
- a CDS encoding response regulator transcription factor, translating into MAMAAISESTDSIPEARVLVVDDETNIVELLSVSLKFQGFEVHTASSGTDALDKAREIRPDAVILDVMMPGMDGFGVLRRMRADGIDAPALFLTARDNLQDKITGLTLGGDDYVTKPFSLEEVVARLRVILRRVGRGVEEPRNARLTFADIELDEETHEVWKAGEPVSLSPTEFTLLRYFVINAGTVLSKPKILDHVWRYDFGGDVNVVESYVSYLRRKIDTGDKRLLHTLRGVGYVLREPR; encoded by the coding sequence ATGGCCATGGCTGCAATTTCGGAATCGACGGACAGCATTCCCGAGGCGCGGGTGCTCGTCGTCGACGACGAGACCAATATCGTCGAGCTGCTCTCGGTGAGCCTGAAGTTCCAGGGTTTCGAGGTGCACACCGCCTCCAGCGGCACCGATGCGTTGGACAAGGCCCGCGAGATCCGTCCCGACGCGGTGATCCTGGACGTCATGATGCCCGGTATGGACGGCTTCGGGGTGCTGCGCCGGATGCGCGCTGACGGTATCGACGCCCCGGCCCTGTTCCTCACCGCCCGGGACAACCTGCAGGACAAGATCACCGGCCTGACCCTCGGCGGCGATGATTACGTGACCAAGCCGTTCAGCCTCGAGGAGGTGGTGGCCCGGCTGCGGGTCATCCTGCGTCGCGTCGGCCGCGGTGTCGAGGAGCCCCGCAACGCGCGGCTCACCTTCGCCGACATCGAGCTCGACGAGGAGACCCACGAGGTGTGGAAGGCCGGTGAGCCCGTCTCGCTGTCGCCGACCGAGTTCACCCTGCTTCGTTATTTCGTCATCAACGCCGGCACCGTGCTGAGCAAGCCGAAGATCCTCGACCACGTGTGGCGGTACGACTTCGGCGGCGACGTCAACGTCGTGGAGTCCTATGTGTCCTATCTGCGCCGCAAGATCGACACCGGCGACAAGCGCCTGCTGCACACGCTGCGAGGCGTGGGCTACGTGCTGCGTGAACCGCGCTAG
- a CDS encoding phosphate/phosphite/phosphonate ABC transporter substrate-binding protein, with the protein MTIRKTALAAAAAAVLAAGCSSSDTGSDTANAQGFPDTITLAAIPAENSSDLKASYEPLIKLLEKETGSSVEFVQASDYAGVVEGMIADNVDLAFFGPFAYVVAKINGAKITPLGAVIGEQGEQPGYQSYGLTRSDVADINGLKDFAGKKVCFVDPGSTSGFLYPTAGLIEEGVIKSGSEADVSAAMSPVFAGGHDSSALSIANGDCDAGFAFDTMVDQTMIEKGDLQPGQLKTVWKSEMIAGSVFAANDSLGAEAIDKLTSIFTEKANVESLQAAGFCEGDACRITDERAWGVVPATDADYDGVRHVCDVTGSEKCKG; encoded by the coding sequence ATGACCATTCGCAAGACCGCCCTCGCGGCCGCAGCGGCCGCCGTGCTGGCCGCCGGTTGTTCGAGCAGTGATACCGGCTCCGACACGGCCAACGCTCAGGGCTTCCCGGACACCATCACCCTGGCGGCCATTCCCGCCGAGAATTCCTCGGATCTCAAGGCCAGTTACGAACCGTTGATCAAACTGCTGGAGAAGGAGACCGGGTCCAGCGTCGAGTTCGTCCAGGCCTCGGATTATGCCGGTGTGGTCGAGGGCATGATCGCCGACAACGTCGACCTCGCCTTCTTCGGACCGTTCGCCTATGTGGTCGCGAAGATCAACGGCGCCAAGATCACGCCACTCGGCGCCGTCATCGGCGAGCAGGGTGAGCAACCGGGATATCAGTCCTACGGACTGACCCGCTCCGACGTCGCGGATATCAACGGTCTCAAGGACTTTGCCGGCAAGAAGGTCTGCTTCGTCGATCCCGGTTCGACCTCGGGCTTCCTCTACCCGACCGCCGGCCTCATCGAGGAGGGTGTCATCAAGTCGGGGTCGGAGGCCGATGTGTCCGCCGCCATGTCTCCGGTCTTCGCCGGCGGGCACGACTCGTCGGCACTGTCCATCGCCAACGGCGACTGCGATGCCGGATTCGCCTTCGACACCATGGTCGACCAGACCATGATCGAGAAGGGCGATCTGCAGCCCGGCCAGCTCAAGACGGTGTGGAAGTCGGAGATGATCGCCGGCTCGGTGTTCGCCGCCAACGACTCACTGGGCGCCGAGGCCATCGACAAACTCACCAGCATCTTCACCGAGAAGGCCAACGTCGAGAGTCTGCAGGCCGCCGGCTTCTGCGAGGGCGACGCCTGCCGGATCACCGACGAACGGGCCTGGGGTGTCGTGCCGGCCACCGACGCCGACTACGACGGTGTGCGGCATGTCTGCGATGTCACCGGCTCCGAGAAGTGCAAGGGCTGA